GAGCAAATTTCTCCATCTTTTCTAGTTGTTATTAAGTATAGCTATATGGATctctttctttaaataaaactgttataaattttaaggtttatgtGATATTAATTGATGCGTTATGGGTTTGTTGGGATTGATTTGTGTGTGGCGGTAATCATATATGTATatgaatataaattgaaatagaTTAGAAATGAATTgatatataaattcatttaattgaTGTCATTTAAAGTATTTAGTGTATAAGAACTTGAAGAactttaatattaagaataaaataggGAAACATGGAAGAATTTGGtagaaaaatcatgttgaattCTGGAAAATCTatgtttgaggttgaagattcCATAATTAAAGTTTGGTCCctagattttattcaaattatgatttttcccCTAGCTTCTggaaaattatagtttagtccctggttgtgaattataattttccAGTTATGTTCTAATGAGTAATTGAGATTTGTTGATTGTTTATTATCaagtgctattttttttatttgaattgtatTAAGACACGATGTAAGTAAGCTCTGTCATTTCCAAGGGATTTggatatgtttttaaatgtttgtaAAGTAATATGGTTCGGTTATTTTGTAAGAACTGGACCAGCCCAGTTGCGATTAATTCTTATAAAAGACTTTAGGTTAGGGCTTGGGTTTGGTCCTCATGTTAGGATCCACCATTTGCATTTTCGCCAGCCAGCTAAACTAAGCCTCGTTTCCTTAAGGTTGAATGAGTGGGCTAAATTATCCAAATTTATAAACACACAAAAGATAGAAAAACAAGTCATCTAATCctaatttatccaaaaaaaaaacttggtccTCCGAAAAACTAGTGATGGCTTCTTGTAGCTGTTATGATTTATGATCGATCATACATGAAGAACGTGCATGACGAACATTCCAATGAAAGATGCCAGAATATCATCTTACAACCAACATTGCAGCTTGTATAATCAATACTACTGCTCCTTGAGAAAAGGGAGTTCATTTTACAAAgagatgaaatgaaatgaagaacAAAGATACACAACGTCAAACTAACAATTCAGACTGTCATGAGAAAGATACACACAGAGGAAGTCGAGTGCTTGAATTACTTGATGGAGATTAACACTTAGCCACAATTACCATTCTTATTGAGGGAACATAGCGAAATAGCTCTGAATGACAGTTAATATAATGGTAAATGTTGCTGCAACAAGTGCAATAAAGCTCCAAGGACTGCTAAAATAGGTATGCATCCACTCAGCTACCCATTTCTTGATTATGCTCTTGCGGTCCAGTTCAATTCGCCTTTTCACATCACTGTATGCGTAAGGGTTGGGCACCAGGTTTCTAGACATCTGATTGAAGAGATCAGCGACCTCCTGCTCACGAACAAATATATTGAGAACACCCTCTGATTGCAGCACCTTCACATCTTCGACATCTTGAATCAACGAATCCAGGAAGCATGCGTAAGAAGTGACCCAAAGTTCACCAGATGCATCACAGCATGTTTCAAACGCTATCAAGTTTAAGAGCACGGACTTGAATGACTCTTCTATGGTTATTGGCGGAAGTATTAGTTTGCTACCACGGACTGATGATTTGAACTGCACATCTAAGTAAGCGTGACTCCAGTTTGGCCTGAAGCGAATCCCCACTGTGCGAAGGTCCTTGGCGGACCGGTAAGAGTACCAGTCACTGCTTGTAGAACAATGGATGCAGCCTTCTTTGTTGATGTGATCGGTATGTAGAAGTCCAAGGAGATGGACAGGCTGATGATCTTCTGTTTCTTTATTTCCCCGCGTTTTTTGAGGTTGTTTCCAAATACATTTGCCAGCAAACTTCTTTATCATCTCCTTGAATGACTCTTGTGGAGGAGGAAGTGCACGAACGTGCCTGATGAAATCGTTGATCAATTTATTACCTTCTCCTTCTTCCCCTTTTCCGAACCTCAAATTCATCAATGACCAGATGACTTGGAAAGGGAGTTGGTTCTCTAGCAGTAACAGGTCCCTTTTAACCAGAACTACCTGATGACCAGGCATCTTCAGATCTTCAGGCCTGCGCAAGAGGCAGAAAATAAATTGTAGAATGAAACAACCATCAAGAAACATTATCTGAGTGaatttctcatcatcaaactcATCTGTCGAATCCTCAGCATAGCATCTTCTAGCGTCGATTGCCACCTCCGCCACCTTGCAGTAAAAATCTTCAATGCATATTCCACTATCATCAACGAACTTGCACGTAAATATAACCTTGAGCTTCTCCATATCCCTGAGTTCAGGCTTTCCGTGGTGATAAGGACCAATGGAGACCAGAAAGGGGTCATAGCATTTCTGGTTTGATTGAATCTGTCGAAGCAAAAATGGGACCTTCGGAATCTGTGGCGCTTGCATTTGGCTGTTACCAGTCTTGATCTGCCCTTCAGTGATGATGGATGCCAGCCACTCACGAGGTCCACCTGAGAAATGCGAGTTCGCCTCCTGTGGGATTGAAATTTTTAGTTCTTCAGCCATTATTAGCACAGGCTACAGAATTCTCGACAAAAGAAGGGCCTTTTTACCGCTTCACTCAGCGTAACTTTATCATGTATCCATTGATAGTACTGAACAAATTTAGATGGGAAGAAGAATCGTACCTTGCTTGGAAATGGGGGATTTTGATTACTTTAGTTTAACTAAAGGATGAGATCATGTTTTGAAGAAATATCAGTGAGATGAAGCTTGAGATAGGGATATAAATGATTCTGTTAAAATGACAATTAATTCAAGAGCTAGAACGTCATGAGGTGAAAGTGATATACTTGAGACAGATTTGTCTCATAATAGTAATCGTTGACTGAAAATAACAACGGAGCTTAATTTGTTCACTTTAGAAACAAATAGAGTGAAAACAATACAGGAAAagataataatcataaaaaaagtagATGATTGTGACCCATATTACGCAGATGATTTTGACTACCAAAGCAAAAAGGTGAAAGGTTCCCCATTCTTTTAGTCCCTCGATTTTACTGTCACTTCCAGCTGGATTACTAAAAATGAAGATATTACAAGCTTGCTTTACGGTAACTTTACCCATTTTATAACATGACCTGCTCTCTGCCGCCGCAGGtcgaatgaaagaaaaagatgagaaaaaaattatattcaacaagcgcattttaaaaaaagaatcaatattaaataataaaaaaaatatcaaaaccctTGTTAATACATAAAACTCATGTCTCGTGCCTTTTCATCCGAAACactaaatatacaaaaatcatgaaagttgatatctaacaaattaaatattaaaaaataaaacaaaaggaaattaaCCACACAAAAGGacgtgaaagaaaaaataataattaaaaactaaaagaaaggtGCAAAATCACTTGGATTATCCTATCAAACTTATGAGTCAGGtaatgagattaagataacattataaaaaaaaatgaagaaatccatgacatttcttctaaaaaaaaaacaaacataatgtgtaatgagataaaaaaaaaattaagtaaaagaaaaacaatgtgaACTTGTGATCCAGGTTATTTGATTACAAGCACTAAACCttgaaaaatcttgaaatctaaatctcaataaattaaatatcaaatgataaaattaaaaaaatattcaaaatattaaatagcaattaaaaggataaaaactagatttaaagaaaaaaaaaaagaggatgggttattttttttattgcaagggctaaattgaaaaaaaaaaatcaatttgacaaaagaattaaataagaaaCCACCAagagaatgaaaattaaatataaaaaaattataaaatttataaaaaatttattaaaagataaaatttcaaataattgaaaatttacaaaagacacaagaaaaaaaatgaaaataaaataaagaatcaagaccatttaaaaaaaaagatctaaataaaatgatgcaaagtaaaaaaaaagaacttataaaaagttaaattataaaaattaataaataaaaaaacaaggattgatACTTAAATATACTCAACTAATAGAATTGCTCTAGAATTTTAAATGTCAAGCACGACTATTAAATCCTGAAGGAGGAgagtgaaaaggaaaaaaaaatagcttttacGATAATTCATCTATCAAAACCCAATACACATTACCGGGGAGAAAAAGGatgacattataaaaaaaaaaaaaatcttaattgagTAATGATAACACACGTGTCACTAAAGTGTCGAGGTTTCTATCAtaagtctaaaaattattttttaatatattttaattattataaaaaattaatttgtctcTCAACCaatctaatataataataataaaaaaaaacctactgaaaatacaaaaaatacctCCAAAGAAAGCTTGAATAATTTTTACTCCTTATTTTAGTCCTTTTGTCTGATTTTGTGAAGGGCAGCTAAATGATCAGGTAACatgtgaaataaaagaaaaaaaaagtagtataTTATGTTCAATCAAATATGAAATGAGTACATTTTCGTTCAATCAATATCTGACACTACTGATTTTCTGATCAAGCGGATGGATGATTCAACAGTGAACTCTTTTAGAATGGCATGCACTAATCATCTCTGCTCTAAGTACGAAGTCAACATGctctaattttaaaacaaacagaTGCCTGTTTTCCTTTTCGAATAACAAATTGAATTTCAGCAATCCCAAACAAAACAGGGGATCCCTCGGACAATAAATAGACACTTTGGCATGCagcattaaatttaatttgtttttctaattcaataactttttaaactcatgttaaatttaacaaattcacTGTTAGAAAAGCCCAATAAATACATcatcacaaattcaaaacttaaaagCGATagaataataagtttttttgtaTAGAATAATTAGCTCCTTACTTAAGCTAACACTACAGTAGTtctatatgtatatgtattccATAATACCTGACCTTACCAAACAAATTATAGTGCAAAAATATCTAGCCAAGAACTCCAGCTTCTTATTGGGGAAATACACGCATAAAAGCATGCAACAGTTAAGGGTATGGGGGTACTTGTCTGGCAATCTGCAAACACCATAAAGTGGTTCCGCTATAAATACTTTCACATACTTCAGGGCACTTACTATGAggccaaaaataaaagaatacttAAAGATCACAGTATAACCGGGCCCATGTACTGAAGGATAACTTCTGATACCACTGTTGGCGGGAGTGGGGGTATGAAACCACTTATGGTGGtttacaaacaaacacaaaaaaggatTTATAATCTGAAAAAACAGGTTTATAttactcaataatttaaaacacaaacaagGAAAGGAGAAAGCTCTCAAACACTCTTACTcccttattcttcttcttactCCCACACACTTCGATCACTCTGATGCATAGACTATTTATGGAAGGACTTGACAATGTAAACTTATTAAATGCAAATACAACTACAACTCTAGATTTCAAAGATGGCAGCCATTGTTGAACCCTTAATTTTAGATTCCATGCTCCTACTCTTAGCTAGGCCGGTGGAGAAGAAAGGGTTGTTGCTAGGACAGTGGAGAAGAAAGATTATTTGGCAATTAATACTTGCCACAATTACCATTATTATTGAGAGGGAATAGAGTGAAATAGATTTGCATGGCAGTTAATGCAATGGTAAGACTTGCAGCAGCAAGTGTAATAAAGCTCCAAGGACAGCTAAAATAGGTATCCAGATGCTCAGCTACCCATCGCTTGATGGTGCTCCTAAAATGTGATTCGATattctttttaacttttttgaaAGCACGAGGATTGGGCACTATCTATTTGGCTACCTCATTGAAGAGTTTCGCGACTTCTTCTTCACTTCCGAGGGTAACGAGGAGTATACCCTCTGAGCGCAACACTCTCACATCTTCAGGGTGATCAATTAATGAATCCATGAAGCATACGTAAGAAGTGACCCAAAGTTTGTTATTGTCACCGAGGCATGCTTCGTAGGCCACCAAGTTTAAGAGTATGGACCTGGTCGAGTCGTCTATGGTTAGTGGAGGAATTTGGAGTCTCCCAGCTAGCCATGTTCGTTTGAACTGTACATCAGTGAAGTGGCTGGTTTTGCTAGGCTTGAAATGGATTCCCACCGTGGTAAGCTCCTTCGTAGGATGATAACGATACAAGCTTGTCATTGAACTATCAACTGGAGCCTTCTTGTCAGCAAAATGCATATGAAAGAGTTCAAGGAGATGGCTGGCACCATAGTACTCTTCCATTGCTAGGCCTATTGGAGCAGTTAAGTTCAATGCTCCTCGCATAATAATTTTGCGGAAGAACTTTGATATACTCTTCTGTTGACGGGGCATTGCTCGAATGTGCTTAATGAAATCTTTGATCAATTCCATCCCGTATTCACCTTCGAATCTCAAATTCATCAAAGGCCTGAGGACTAGAAAAGGGAGTTGGTTCTCTAGTAAGAGCATGTCTCGTGCAACTAAAGCTGCAAGGTGACTAGACATCTTCAGATTTTCATGGTCACGAAGTAGACAGTGCATGAATTGGATGACAAAGCAACCATCAAGAAACATCGATCATCGTGGTGAATGCGGTCATGTCAACGAGTTTAAATGATTCATCCTCAGCATAGCATCTTCTCGCCTCTTCAGCCACATCCACCACGGTTTTGTACAcctcttcaatttgttttccgCTCTGTTGCACAAATCCGCGCACCATACTTCGTTTAGACCTCTCCATCTCTTTGAGCCCATCAAGCTTCCCGTGGTAGTAAGGACCTATGGAGACCACCATGGGTTCGTAACATTTCTTCTTCGAGTCAATCCCACTAAATATCTGTGGAACCCTTGGAATAATTCGAGGCCCTTGCTGCTGGCTCATGGTGTCTGTCCGCTCAACGCTCATTATGGATCCCaaccaattattattttctggGACTAAAATGCGTGTTTCTTCCATTAGAAGTACAGATATTTACTGAACAAAGGATATTGTGAGCAAAAGAATTTTTCTGCACTTCCAATGCTTATCAAGAACAGGCCACTATGGATCTATTAAATACCAAGTTAGGAACTAGAATCTTACCTTACTTGGAAGTTGAGCTTTGATGCTTTCACAGTTTTTGCTCTTGTCCAATACGTGTTCCTCAACTGTAGACAGCTTCAGCAATAAAATTTGCAGGGTAACATCAAACTTAACGCTTAAGTTTCTTGACATCAAATTAAAGTGGTAGGTTGTTCCATGCTCAAagtgcaagaaaattaaagagcaTATATAGAACAAACTTTTGTTTCTCCAGTATTTAGCGATGATAAAAGAATAGAAGTCGAGCCCTACCTGGCTGCAACCtgtgttttcatttgttttctttttgtgcgtAATAAGCTTGGACagagtttcttttttaaagaaaaaagcttgGAAATAAATTCTTTGTCGAGAGACTGGGGTAGAATTTAAGGACAAGCTTAAAAGACTGACTTTGCTATGTATTATAGATTAttgaagaataatataaaagacTGGCGTagaattgttatatatatgcaTCTAGTTTTGAGCACTAAACAATTTTAAGACTATATgaattgtaaaattttatatttcaatattatgcttggaatttctttttaaaatttaaatttttgtaagaTGGTTTTGAAAGTGCCAGAAacgatgaaaatatataaaaaatgtatctttttaggttttcatcttttttttactatttttaattttttttataaatttatcaaaaacatgaattaaaaattgGATAGCATTAACTTTAACAGAAATAACACGTTTCTATGACAGCTTTAACTTCAACAAATGTTTTATGTATTGCTGGCTTTATTGTGGACGTGAAGAAGATTCAACTCAATAAATACTACGAAACGTTGGTGGAACCCTTGGGAAATCTGACCGTTTCCGTTGGTTGTCATCATGAGTGGTCTCTTCCGCGTCTGCATTATTATCTCTATCTGCCACTCATAATGTTTAGAGGAAGCAGAACGGGTATCATTGTTAACAGTACTGTCGGACATTGCTGACAGTACTTTTCTACTCATTAATTAACGCACGTGAACAATAGGATACGATAATCAATGGTcgttttgaaagataaatgcATGTACTGTCGACCTCTAAcatacaaaaacataattacaaAGCTGCCGTTGGTTTTACCGTTGGCAAACGTCTCTCCTGTTCTTTGCCGACTTCCTACTATCAACTCTAACCcgcatcaaaaatattaaactaattgagatcaaacacaaaaaaaagaaggctagaattctgaataaactgtatattataAATGCATAGTCTTAatctaattacaaataaagtatatataggttaaactgaaagtactattctacccttaataaataagacaacataaatattatttaacatctcccctcaaactcacgatgcggcagctacaagcatcgagagtttgccaactagaaaacgaaaacgagatatggaatgcgccttggtaaagaaatctgtaatctgcaatgaagaaggaacaaaaggcaaagtaatggttccatgcttgagatgatgacgagtaagatgacaatcgatttcAATGTGTTTAGTCCtctcatgaaaaaccgagttgtgagcaatctgaatagaactctggttgtcacaatacataggagtaggatgggaaaaggaaactcccatatcagcaagtaaccaacgtaaccaaataatctctttggtagtagatgccatggcacgatattctgcttcggtggatgatagagaaacaatagattgtttcttgctcttccaagaaataagagaatcacctagaAAGATACAAAACTCagtaacagacttgcgatctgtgggatcactaccatgatcagcatcagagtatgcacgcaacTCTAAGGAAGAGGTGaatgaaagtaaaagactttgaaaaactgtaccccgaagatatcgcaaaatacgaagaacagctgcccaatgaacagtagtaggagaagcaacaaactgactaacaacatgaacaacatatgcaatatctggacgagtaatggtgagatataccaaactcccaacaatagtgcggtataaagtaggatctatcaaaggtaaaccatcagaagaagagtaccttgcgttaacctcaataggagtatccacagtcttgttatcagtaagtctagcccgctcaagaatatctgcaacatatttcgactgagaaagaagataacctctaggtgagtatgctacctcaatacccaggaaatatcgaagataacccaaatccttcatctcaaatcgtctagccaactctgtcttcaaaactaaaataccatcaatgtcatcaccagtaataatcatgtcatcaacatataaagacagaatgatatgacctgcatcagtgcacttaataaaaagagcagaatcatgactgctagaaacaaagccaagtgatgagatcacaatagagaatttctcaaaccaagcacggggtgcttgtttgagaccatataatgctttcttaagcttgcaaacatatccagagtcatgtgaaataccaggagggggtgccatataaacttcttcttgaagatctccattcaagaaggcatttttaacatcaagttgagaaatatgccattgacAAATCGAAGCTACggcaataagagtacgaatagtagtcatttttgcaaccggagcaaatgtctcctcatagtccataccatactgttgagagtatcctttggcaaccaacctagctttatatcgctcaatagacccatcagaattagtcttgatcttatacacccaacgacaaccaacaacactcttaccaggaggtagaggaaccagatcccaagtatttgtcttatgcaatgcagaaagttcctcatccatagcttgctgccaaagcggatcaagaattgcctctttataggaagagggttcaacaagacaatgaatagaggctaaaaaggaagtaaatgatgaagaataacaagaataagcaaaatctggtagttttgtggacttacaaatacggatggactgacgtggaggtggatccacaatctcagatgaagtTTGAGGGcctgtagatgagaatggagcttcaggtgtgccagagagtaaagtaccagtacctgcagagttatgagtacaaattgatcgaacatggggagagctatcattaccagaatcctcagaaaatggatctatactaataagatcagatttagtcaggttatgagtagtggatggaatagaaaagaaaggtatatgctcaaggaagacaacatgacgagacacataaagtttctgagttattggatcaaaacaacgataaccctttttaccttcaccatagcccaaaaagacacaaatagcggatcAAGAGGATAGCTTACTGtgttctacatgaggacgaagaacgaaacaagtacaaccaaagactctaaatgaggaataatcagggacatacccatataacttttcaaaaggagatagacccgaactatgagaagatgaaattgtattaatcaagcttacagtagtaagaacagcttctccccaaaactcactaggaacaaaagcagacaacaagagagaacgagcagtttcgacaatgtgcctatgttttctttcagcagcaccattttgctcaggagtatctgtacatgaagtttggtggatggttccatctagggcaagcaattggcaaaatttattagaagtgtattccccacctaaatcacacctaaaacatttgatcacagtagaatattgagttttgataagagctcgaaaagctgcatatatctcaaagaattcagaacgatgtttcattaaataaacccaacaataacgagtatgatcatcaataaaagagacataatatcaAGACCGTCCTTTTGTGGCAAtaggagaaggtccccatacatcagaatgaatcaaatcaaatggtgaagaagaaacagaaatacttcgattaaaaggtaaggcggaaaattttgccaatttacatccactacaatcagaaatgtcacaagttttcaaatttcctaaagctcctgtggatgccaaaaatctcaaacgagaagacgaaacatgacctagacgggaatgccataaataaaaactagaagatgaaatactcaaacgaaaggaagacaaatcaactgtaGTAGCAGCAGCggtagcagcagcaacaactggcacttttaactcatccaaaatatatagtccattctccctacggcctgtcccaatcagcttctgagactgcagatcctgtatacaacaaaaggaaccagaaaacatgactaaataatcaccagaatcacatatttgaccaacagacgcaagattcaatttgagttgtggaataagataaacattagggagagacatgtgaggtgtgacaacagaaccaacatCTGCTAAAggcatttgagtgccatcagcagtcataacaggaatggaggataaaggggatacagaggtaaaagatgaggaatctggagacatatgatgagaagcaccagaatccaagacctattcagaatgtgacatacctgaggaactatgaggcaactgacctatggaagaagaagcggacattgcttgtggctgcaaggagagaaacttctgaaattgctcagccaaaatattaggatcggtaatagaactcgaggaagctactgctgcagtattgttgtgttgtggtttataaccctgaggtggtctatgagcattagattgtgactgatttcCAGGCTTCTAAGCTTGATTCtgatgtctcaacttaggacactgagccttccaatgacctttctgcttacagaaGCTGCACTCATCaaagccaacccttgtgtgagacttattctgatgattagagaatgacctagaaggtactgctagtacagaaggatttgaagcagaaagaattcctttttcagaataagactgaaaatgtatttcttcagccaataactcactgacaatagagtcaacagaaggcagtggagaacgatgcagaattgaacctctaagtccttcgaaatcactgcgaagtgctgttaaaaactgtaccaatctttgctgctctctacgctcaatataggcaccacatgcctttaattatgtcgattctgtaagagccaattgatcccaaagatctgtcatagcagaataaaactcttgaatactcatattcttctgatgaagagctcgtatgtcattctctaattgatactgttttgcaaaatttgattgtgtgaataacctttgcagatgatcccaaacctcttttgctgtctcatatttcgccaactgcgtacctattgaatgctcaacagaattgttgatccaagtaatgatctttgcattatttgcttcccataTATCTATCAATCCAGCATCCCCctcctcaatattcttaggtatcacataagttccactaacatacctccacatcttcttacccttaaggaaatttctcattacataactccaatatgaatagttcttcccatccaacctcacactcacagactgaagcgaatcatctctttcagtagccataatcaacaatcacagATAACCAGAATACAAAAgcagcggaagacaaaatactcaattgcagaaactaaacaaatatcttctcgaaattatacgattactcccaaaacacaagctgaagggaagacgaaataccaaaataattgcagaaactgtcgaaatacctaattttgcagaagcggaagacaaaatatcacttcACCGCAGAGTTGGATCCGCGAAgctgtatttgggattaagcttcgttccataaaaccagctctgataccatgttaaactaattgagatcaaacacaaaaaaaggaggctagaattctgaataaactgtatattattgaatgcatagtcttaacctaattacaaataaagtatatataggttaaactgaaagtactattctacccttaataaataagacaacataaatattatttaacaaaaaactcACTTACAGTCATTTGAAGAGTTTAAAGACTCATTTCTTTTTGCCATATAATAAGTTTCACGAAtaagaagaaattatatattattcttttaagtaATTATCAAtactttcttcattaaaaatgcttttttttttaattcgctTTCACTATCTTCCTTGAATGTATCTTACTACTCGTGACATAGGCATTAATAGTTACTTTCCAAATtctataaaaacaatttcacCATTAAAGCCTACATAGCAGTAtagcaaaaatatataaatatagcaGTATAGCAAATTAACGTAACCCACATATGGTGTTGGGAAATAATCAAGGCACCCAATCAtatccataaata
The sequence above is drawn from the Populus alba chromosome 15, ASM523922v2, whole genome shotgun sequence genome and encodes:
- the LOC118046343 gene encoding UPF0481 protein At3g47200, which encodes MAEELKISIPQEANSHFSGGPREWLASIITEGQIKTGNSQMQAPQIPKVPFLLRQIQSNQKCYDPFLVSIGPYHHGKPELRDMEKLKVIFTCKFVDDSGICIEDFYCKVAEVAIDARRCYAEDSTDEFDDEKFTQIMFLDGCFILQFIFCLLRRPEDLKMPGHQVVLVKRDLLLLENQLPFQVIWSLMNLRFGKGEEGEGNKLINDFIRHVRALPPPQESFKEMIKKFAGKCIWKQPQKTRGNKETEDHQPVHLLGLLHTDHINKEGCIHCSTSSDWYSYRSAKDLRTVGIRFRPNWSHAYLDVQFKSSVRGSKLILPPITIEESFKSVLLNLIAFETCCDASGELWVTSYACFLDSLIQDVEDVKVLQSEGVLNIFVREQEVADLFNQMSRNLVPNPYAYSDVKRRIELDRKSIIKKWVAEWMHTYFSSPWSFIALVAATFTIILTVIQSYFAMFPQ
- the LOC118046342 gene encoding UPF0481 protein At3g47200 is translated as MSVERTDTMSQQQGPRIIPRVPQIFSGIDSKKKCYEPMVVSIGPYYHGKLDGLKEMERSKRSMVRGFVQQSGKQIEEVYKTVVDVAEEARRCYAEDESFKLVDMTAFTTMIDMSSHLAALVARDMLLLENQLPFLVLRPLMNLRFEGEYGMELIKDFIKHIRAMPRQQKSISKFFRKIIMRGALNLTAPIGLAMEEYYGASHLLELFHMHFADKKAPVDSSMTSLYRYHPTKELTTVGIHFKPSKTSHFTDVQFKRTWLAGRLQIPPLTIDDSTRSILLNLVAYEACLGDNNKLWVTSYVCFMDSLIDHPEDVRVLRSEGILLVTLGSEEEVAKLFNEVAK